A genomic stretch from Mya arenaria isolate MELC-2E11 chromosome 10, ASM2691426v1 includes:
- the LOC128204242 gene encoding scavenger receptor class F member 2-like isoform X2 has protein sequence MKKELDVNSLSIVLCVLLTISSTCFGASVTIDGKDVDCALNCTCCKGGVTACANNVCFHGCVEGIYGYRCHHPCRGNCSKCSQESGRKCYTCKETFFDTKSYCNKTCAYQNCRCTKPDGCDSCKAGFYGVSTFCQTHCPLKCGNGVCNDDGSCRNVCVNGNGGQTDMIKECLNCSQNNSICTQCAKGFYPDIHGNCTTCSKTCIDNLCDASSGRCAAGCVEGYWGEQCDERCTILCKTCDRLTGYCNTCVLTSLHGLYCNSTTAASGVSVGITAVIGVIALLVGGMTCALIIAVILKWRRRVKKSNTVVSHEQRPAVTGHSNMGVSTVYDELKKNPDGTTQQDDHQYIMIEANTVQVGHIARGENERNCEDVAGNVYYNVR, from the exons ATGAAGAAAGAACTAGACGTGAATAGCCTGAGCATCGTCTTGTGCGTGTTATTGACCATTTCAAGTACATGCTTTGGAG CTTCAGTAACTATTGACGGGAAGGATGTTGACTGTGCGTTAAATTGTACTTGCTGTAAAGGAGGTGTCACAGCATGtgcaaataatgtttgttttcatggcTGTGTTGAAGGAATATATGGTTACAGATGTCACCACCCGTGTCGTGGAAATTGCTCTAAGTGTTCACAAGAATCAGGTCGCAAATGCTACACCTGCAAGGAAACATTTTTTGATACAAAAAGTTATTGCAACAAGACCTGTGCTTATCAGAACTGTCGATGTACTAAACCGGATGGATGTGATTCTTGTAAGGCGGGATTTTATGGCGTGAGCACCTTCTGTCAAACACATTGTCCTTTAAAATGTGGGAACGGGGTTTGTAACGATGATGGAAGTTGCAGAAATGTTTGTGTGAATGGGAATGGGGGTCAAACAGATATGATTAAAGAATGTCTCAATTGCTCACAAAATAACAGCATATGTACACAATGCGCTAAGGGATTTTATCCAGATATACATGGCAATTGTACAACATGTAGTAAAACTTGTATCGATAATTTATGTGATGCAAGCAGTGGTCGATGTGCTGCAGGATGCGTTGAAGGATATTGGGGTGAACAGTGTGATGAACGTTGTACTATTCTTTGTAAGACTTGCGACAGATTGACCGGTTATTGTAATACGTGTGTACTAACATCTTTACACGGGTTATACTGCAATTCAACAACTGCTGCTTCTGGAGTCAGTGTTGGAATAACTGCAGTGATAGGAGTCATTGCTCTCTTAGTAGGGGGAATGACATGTGCATTGATCATAGCAGTTATTCTGAAATGGAG gCGTAGAGTAAAGAAAAGCAACACTGTAGTAAGTCATGAACAGCGCCCAGCTGTTACAGGACATTCAAATATGG GTGTCAGCACTGTATACgatgaattaaaaaagaatCCAGATGGAACAACACAACAAGACGATCATCAGTATATAATGATTGAAGCCAACACTGTTCAAGTGGGTCACATCGCACGTGGGGAGAATGAGAGGAACTGCGAAGATGTTGCTGGAAATGTCTATTACAACGTGCGGTAG